In Equus quagga isolate Etosha38 chromosome 14, UCLA_HA_Equagga_1.0, whole genome shotgun sequence, one DNA window encodes the following:
- the LOC124225616 gene encoding olfactory receptor 8B12-like, with the protein MADENSSVTEFILAGLTDQPGLQIPLFFLFLGFYLVTVVGNLGLIILIGLNSHLHTPMYFFLFNLSLIDFCYSTTIIPQMLKSFVSNQNVILHAGCITQFFFFCFFVISESFLLSAMAYDRYVAICKPLVYMVTMSPEVCLLLLLGTYVMGFSGALAHTGNLASLTFCADNLVNHFMCDILPLLELSCNSTYVNELVVFIVVSIGTGMPIVTIFISYALILSSILHIHSTEGRSKAFSTCGSHVIVVSVFYGSAAFMYLKPPSILPLDQGKVSSLFYTIVVPMLNPLIYSLRNKDVKVALRKTLRRKIFSRERSSI; encoded by the coding sequence ATGGCAGACGAGAACTCTTCAGTGACAGAGTTCATACTTGCAGGCTTAACAGACCAGCCAGGGCTCCAGAtacctctcttcttcctgtttctaggtttctatctggTCACCGTGGTGGGGAACCTGGGCCTGATAATACTAATTGGGTTGAACTCTCACctgcacacccccatgtactttttcctcttcaaTCTCTCCTTAATAGATTTCTGTTACTCCACCACCATCATCCCCCAAATGCTGAAGAGTTTTGTTTCAAATCAGAACGTTATCTTGCATGCAGGGTGTATAactcaattctttttcttctgcttctttgtcATCTCTGAGTCCTTCCTCCTGTCAGCGATGGCATATGACCGCTATGTTGCCATCTGTAAACCACTGGTGTACATGGTCACCATGTCTCCTGAGGTCTGTTTACTCCTCTTGTTGGGCACATATGTGATGGGGTTTTCAGGGGCCTTGGCCCATACGGGAAACCTAGCAAGTCTGACCTTCTGTGCTGACAACCTTGTCAATCATTTCATGTGTGACATTCTTCCTCTCCTTGAACTCTCCTGCAACAGCACTTATGTCAATGAGCTGGTGGTCTTCATAGTTGTTTCCATTGGCACTGGAATGCCCATTGTCACCATCTTCATCTCTTATGCTCTAATCCTCTCCAGCATTCTCCACATTCATTCCACTGAGGGCAGGTCCAAAGCTTTCAGTACATGTGGCTCCCACGTAATTGTGGTCTCTGTTTTCTATGGTTCTGCAGCTTTCATGTATCTCAAACCACCTTCTATTTTGCCCCTTGACCAAGGGAAAGTGTCCTCCCTGTTCTATACCATTGTGGTGCCCATGTTAAACCCATTGATCTATAGTCTGAGGAACAAGGACGTCAAAGTTGCCCTGAGGaaaactttgagaagaaaaatattttctcgaGAAAGGAGTAGTATTTGA